Proteins encoded in a region of the Rutidosis leptorrhynchoides isolate AG116_Rl617_1_P2 chromosome 9, CSIRO_AGI_Rlap_v1, whole genome shotgun sequence genome:
- the LOC139867878 gene encoding putative F-box/LRR-repeat protein At5g02930, which translates to MDNLQRRSQSDDVPVDLIQRIQSLLPVKEAARTCVLSKTWSHAWSTIPHLRFPKPSTFPNKLKQSEYMMFMNHTISKYVKDNIPIESFDLKLHIKAASLAKKWIRTVAAQSCLKQLSLQICYVTQRCGRLFMFPDGILSGENLRTLLLRFHSSSSTIWLSYASMSPNPVINCVSLRVLELHRVEISKEVLDVGKLRSH; encoded by the coding sequence ATGGATAACTTGCAGAGAAGATCACAATCGGATGATGTCCCGGTGGATTTGATTCAGCGTATACAATCGTTGTTGCCGGTAAAAGAAGCTGCTCGTACGTGTGTGTTGTCCAAGACATGGTCACATGCTTGGTCTACCATCCCTCATCTAAGGTTTCCTAAACCTTCAACGTTTCCTAATAAACTAAAACAAAGTGAATACATGATGTTTATGAATCACACCATTTCTAAGTATGTCAAAGACAACATACCAATTGAAAGTTTTGATCTGAAATTACATATCAAGGCGGCTTCTCTTGCTAAAAAATGGATTCGAACCGTAGCTGCCCAAAGTTGTCTCAAACAGCTTTCGCTCCAAATATGCTATGTAACTCAACGGTGTGGTAGGTTATTTATGTTTCCAGATGGGATATTATCTGGTGAAAACTTACGTACATTGTTATTAAGATTTCATTCTTCTTCTTCTACTATTTGGTTGTCATATGCTTCAATGAGTCCCAATCCTGTGATCAACTGTGTATCTCTAAGAGTACTCGAGTTACATCGTGTGGAGATAAGTAAAGAGGTACTtgatgttgggaaattacggtctcactaa